A stretch of Noviherbaspirillum cavernae DNA encodes these proteins:
- a CDS encoding NAD-glutamate dehydrogenase, producing MTSQAEDRKQQLLAGMCDFARDRLQQDGFATIQPFLAHYYAQVGADGVLGTNVEDLYGAALAHWQLARGFVSGAPRVHVYNPELEEHGWKSAHTVIEIVNDDMPFLVDSVTMEINRLGLTLHSAIHPVFRVWRDAQGRIEKLQPASDNLPEGSTHATLESWMHFEVDRCSEPEKLEALRTGIAKALSDVRAAVTDWPAMLDAARRSIKELADDHQGDAARQAEVTEARAFLEWLTAGHFIFLGYRDFDLITKDGDNFLQGKADTGLGILRSSARAQEGDAARLSAGARRIIEATSPLFLTKADSRATVHRPGHLDYVGVKRYGADGRVIGEHRFLGLYTSPAYSGSTSDIPMVCKKVANVIGRTSFVHGGHLAKAFAAILDQFPRDELFQIEEDDLFDTAMGILRLEERQRTRLFVRRDVLDRYVSCIIFVPREKYTTELRVQIQKLLLKSFNGSSVEFTPLLSESVLARLYITVHARPEGLPNVNIGELEEQIVQATRGWDDELRESLLERFGEEKGSLLLRRYAGAFPAAFRADYSARATVRDIELMESLNGSEGNGDPTMSLYRPIEAPAPSVRLKIYHAATPIALSKSLPMLEHMGVKVHNERPYRIDRNEAQPVWMHDFDMETADGSEIDIGLVKKVFETAVARVWSGEAENDDLNRLVLLARMDWREVVILRAYARYLRQVGSTFSNAYVEQALNGNPTIARRLVELFLARFALASSGDRAERMSALQQEIEEDLQQVPSLDEDRILRQFLGMIDATLRTNYFQHASGDAPKPYLSFKFDPAMVPGLPEPKPMFEIWVYSPRVEGVHLRGGKVARGGLRWSDRREDFRTEVLGLVKAQMVKNAVIVPVGSKGCFIVKNPPPASDRDAWMREGIACYQTFLRGLLDLTDNLAGGAVVPPADVIRHDGDDPYLVVAADKGTATFSDYANAISAEYGFWLGDAFASGGSVGYDHKKMGITARGAWESVKRHFSKLGVNTQQEDFTVAGIGDMSGDVFGNGMLLSRHIKLLAAFDHRHIFLDPDPDPAVSFAERERLFRLPRSSWADYESELISPGGGVYPRSLKAIPISPEVGAALGISAAELSPAELIRAILLAPVDLLYNGGIGTYIKATRETHAQVGDKANDAIRVNGAELRCKVVAEGGNLGVTQLGRIEFAQSSTGGGSINTDAIDNSAGVDCSDHEVNIKILLNLVVADGEMTEKQRNVLLADMTDDVGRMVLSDNYYQTQALALARHVAADMLEPEARLMRFLEQAGRLNRAIEFLPADDEIAERKLAKQGLFSPEHAVLLAYSKMWTSHEMLNSDLPEEPVIARALAQYFPEQLRERYRTTMEQHPLKREIIATYQTNVLVNRVGPTFVHRLSEESGRSAADIMRAGVIAREAFGLDDIWAGIDALDNRISADLQTDMFIAIGRLMEYATLWFLRHHDARESMEATAARLRVAADDLGPKLVTLLAARDAEILAAKRDALMDAGVPQELARRIASAEIVGAVLDIAEVASATRRNLELVASIYFSLDVYLNYNAIRERVAALPADTHWQMLARTALHNDLTSLQRTLTTDLLNLSPALDAPAQLIAAWQAYNQATLQRYHGVLADLQSASMVDLAMLSVLVKEMRAIQTIRYAGQANEKAVAANDSGG from the coding sequence ATGACCAGTCAAGCCGAAGACAGGAAACAACAGTTGCTTGCCGGCATGTGCGATTTTGCACGGGACCGCTTGCAGCAGGATGGCTTTGCAACCATTCAGCCCTTTCTCGCGCATTACTACGCGCAAGTCGGGGCGGATGGCGTGCTTGGCACGAACGTCGAGGATTTGTATGGCGCCGCCCTTGCTCACTGGCAGCTTGCGCGCGGCTTCGTCAGCGGCGCTCCGCGTGTGCATGTGTATAACCCGGAACTCGAAGAGCATGGCTGGAAGTCCGCGCATACGGTGATCGAGATCGTCAATGACGACATGCCCTTTCTGGTCGATTCAGTGACGATGGAAATCAACCGGCTTGGCCTGACGCTGCATTCCGCCATCCATCCCGTGTTTCGCGTGTGGCGCGATGCGCAGGGCCGCATCGAGAAACTGCAGCCGGCGTCGGACAATCTTCCCGAGGGCTCCACACACGCCACGCTGGAGTCCTGGATGCATTTCGAGGTGGACCGCTGCAGCGAACCGGAGAAGCTCGAAGCACTGCGCACCGGCATCGCCAAGGCATTGAGCGATGTTCGCGCAGCGGTGACGGACTGGCCGGCGATGCTGGACGCGGCCCGGCGCAGCATCAAGGAGCTGGCGGACGATCATCAAGGCGATGCAGCCCGCCAGGCCGAGGTCACGGAAGCCCGGGCGTTTCTGGAGTGGCTGACGGCAGGGCATTTCATCTTCCTCGGCTACCGCGACTTTGATCTGATCACGAAGGATGGCGACAATTTCCTTCAGGGAAAAGCCGATACCGGTCTGGGCATCCTGCGCAGTAGCGCACGCGCCCAGGAAGGCGATGCCGCCAGACTGTCGGCAGGGGCGCGGCGCATCATCGAAGCGACGTCGCCGCTGTTCCTGACCAAGGCCGACTCCCGCGCCACCGTTCACCGTCCGGGCCATCTCGATTACGTCGGCGTCAAGCGCTACGGTGCGGACGGCAGGGTGATCGGCGAACACCGCTTTCTCGGCCTCTATACCTCGCCGGCCTACAGTGGCTCGACCAGCGACATCCCCATGGTCTGCAAGAAGGTGGCGAACGTGATCGGCCGTACCAGCTTTGTGCATGGCGGGCATCTGGCGAAGGCCTTCGCCGCGATCCTCGATCAGTTCCCGCGCGACGAGTTGTTTCAGATCGAGGAAGACGACCTGTTCGACACGGCGATGGGCATTCTGCGGCTGGAGGAACGGCAGCGCACGCGCCTGTTCGTGCGGCGCGATGTGCTGGATCGCTATGTGTCCTGCATCATTTTCGTGCCGCGCGAAAAATACACCACGGAGTTGCGCGTGCAGATACAGAAGCTGCTGTTGAAGTCGTTCAACGGCAGCAGTGTCGAGTTCACTCCCCTGCTGTCGGAATCGGTGCTGGCGCGTCTTTACATCACGGTGCATGCGCGTCCGGAGGGATTGCCGAACGTGAACATCGGCGAGCTGGAAGAACAGATCGTGCAGGCCACGCGCGGCTGGGACGACGAGCTGCGCGAATCGCTGCTGGAGCGCTTCGGCGAGGAAAAAGGCAGCCTGCTGCTGCGCCGCTATGCGGGTGCGTTTCCGGCGGCGTTCCGTGCCGATTATTCGGCGCGCGCCACGGTGCGTGATATCGAATTGATGGAAAGCTTAAATGGTAGCGAGGGCAACGGCGACCCGACGATGAGCCTGTATCGACCGATCGAGGCACCTGCCCCTTCGGTGCGCCTGAAGATCTATCACGCCGCCACGCCGATCGCCCTGTCAAAGAGCCTGCCCATGCTGGAACACATGGGCGTGAAGGTGCACAACGAACGTCCCTACCGCATCGATCGCAACGAGGCGCAGCCGGTGTGGATGCACGACTTCGACATGGAGACGGCGGACGGCAGCGAGATCGACATCGGTCTCGTCAAAAAGGTTTTCGAGACCGCCGTCGCCCGCGTATGGTCGGGCGAGGCGGAGAACGACGATCTGAATCGCCTCGTCCTGCTGGCACGAATGGACTGGCGCGAAGTAGTCATCCTGCGCGCCTATGCCAGATACCTGCGCCAGGTCGGATCGACCTTCAGCAATGCCTATGTCGAACAGGCGCTCAACGGTAATCCGACGATTGCGCGCAGGCTGGTGGAGCTGTTCCTGGCGCGCTTCGCGCTCGCGTCGTCCGGCGATCGCGCCGAGCGGATGTCTGCATTGCAGCAGGAAATCGAGGAGGACTTGCAGCAGGTGCCGTCGCTCGACGAAGACCGCATTCTGCGGCAGTTCCTTGGCATGATCGATGCCACGCTGCGCACCAACTACTTTCAGCATGCTTCCGGCGATGCGCCGAAACCCTATCTCTCTTTCAAGTTCGATCCGGCCATGGTGCCGGGACTGCCCGAGCCGAAACCGATGTTCGAGATATGGGTGTACTCGCCGCGCGTCGAGGGCGTTCATCTGCGCGGCGGCAAGGTGGCACGCGGCGGCTTGCGCTGGTCGGATCGACGCGAGGATTTCCGCACCGAAGTGCTGGGTCTGGTGAAGGCGCAAATGGTGAAGAACGCGGTGATCGTGCCGGTCGGCTCCAAGGGCTGTTTCATCGTCAAGAATCCGCCTCCCGCGTCCGATCGCGACGCCTGGATGAGGGAAGGTATTGCCTGCTATCAGACCTTCCTGCGCGGCCTGCTCGACCTCACCGACAATCTGGCTGGCGGCGCGGTGGTGCCGCCAGCGGACGTGATACGCCACGACGGCGACGACCCCTACCTCGTCGTGGCCGCCGACAAGGGGACCGCGACCTTTTCCGATTACGCCAATGCGATCTCGGCGGAATACGGCTTCTGGCTCGGCGATGCGTTTGCGTCGGGCGGCTCGGTCGGCTACGACCACAAGAAGATGGGCATCACCGCGCGCGGCGCGTGGGAATCGGTCAAGCGCCACTTCAGCAAGCTCGGCGTCAATACGCAGCAGGAGGATTTCACGGTGGCCGGCATCGGCGACATGTCGGGTGACGTGTTCGGCAACGGCATGCTGCTGTCGCGGCACATCAAGTTGCTGGCCGCCTTCGACCATCGCCACATCTTCCTCGACCCAGATCCCGATCCGGCCGTCAGTTTTGCCGAGCGCGAACGCCTGTTCCGTCTGCCGCGTTCGAGCTGGGCGGACTATGAGAGCGAGCTGATCTCGCCGGGCGGCGGTGTCTATCCCCGTTCGCTGAAGGCGATTCCGATTTCACCGGAAGTCGGCGCTGCGCTCGGCATCAGCGCCGCCGAACTGTCGCCTGCGGAATTGATCCGCGCGATCCTGCTCGCGCCGGTCGATCTGCTCTACAACGGCGGCATCGGCACCTACATCAAGGCCACGCGCGAGACGCATGCACAGGTCGGCGACAAGGCGAACGACGCGATCCGCGTCAACGGCGCCGAACTGCGCTGCAAGGTGGTGGCCGAAGGCGGCAACCTTGGCGTCACGCAACTGGGCCGCATCGAATTTGCCCAGAGTAGTACCGGTGGCGGCAGCATCAACACCGATGCCATCGACAATTCGGCCGGCGTCGATTGCTCCGACCATGAAGTCAACATCAAGATCCTGCTCAACCTCGTGGTCGCCGACGGCGAAATGACGGAGAAGCAGCGCAATGTCCTGCTCGCCGACATGACGGACGACGTCGGCCGCATGGTCTTGTCCGACAACTACTACCAGACGCAGGCGCTCGCGCTGGCCCGCCATGTCGCCGCTGACATGCTGGAACCGGAGGCGCGCCTGATGCGCTTTCTCGAACAGGCGGGACGGCTCAATCGTGCCATCGAGTTTCTTCCAGCCGATGATGAAATCGCGGAACGCAAGCTCGCGAAGCAAGGCTTGTTCTCGCCAGAGCATGCCGTGCTGCTTGCGTACAGCAAAATGTGGACCTCCCACGAGATGCTCAACTCCGATCTGCCCGAAGAGCCGGTCATCGCACGCGCGCTGGCGCAGTATTTCCCGGAGCAGCTGCGCGAGCGCTACCGCACGACGATGGAGCAGCATCCGCTCAAACGCGAGATCATCGCGACCTATCAGACCAATGTGCTGGTCAACCGGGTCGGCCCGACCTTCGTGCATCGGCTGTCGGAGGAAAGCGGACGCAGCGCGGCGGACATCATGCGCGCCGGCGTCATCGCGCGCGAAGCGTTCGGCCTGGACGACATCTGGGCCGGCATCGATGCGCTGGACAACCGGATATCCGCCGATCTGCAAACGGACATGTTCATCGCCATCGGCCGTTTGATGGAATACGCGACGCTATGGTTCCTGCGTCACCACGATGCGCGCGAATCGATGGAGGCCACGGCCGCCCGGCTGCGCGTCGCGGCCGACGACCTCGGACCGAAACTGGTCACCCTGCTGGCGGCCCGCGATGCGGAAATCCTCGCCGCCAAACGCGACGCATTGATGGATGCAGGCGTGCCGCAGGAACTGGCGCGGCGTATCGCCAGCGCGGAAATCGTCGGCGCGGTGCTCGACATCGCGGAAGTCGCCAGCGCCACCAGGCGCAATCTGGAACTGGTCGCCAGCATCTATTTCTCGCTTGATGTCTACCTCAACTACAACGCAATCCGCGAACGCGTGGCGGCCTTGCCTGCGGACACGCACTGGCAGATGCTGGCGCGTACCGCCTTGCATAACGACTTGACCTCGCTGCAGCGGACGCTGACCACGGACCTGCTCAATCTGTCGCCCGCGCTCGATGCGCCGGCGCAGCTGATTGCGGCATGGCAGGCGTATAACCAGGCAACGCTGCAGCGCTATCACGGGGTCCTGGCCGATCTGCAATCGGCCAGCATGGTTGACCTGGCGATGCTGTCGGTGCTGGTGAAGGAAATGCGGGCGATCCAGACGATCCGTTACGCCGGACAGGCGAACGAGAAAGCCGTCGCCGCCAATGATTCGGGGGGGTGA
- a CDS encoding VOC family protein, whose product MVSKNTICLWFNGTAAEAAQFYAETFPDSAVGTIHRAPGDYPAGKQGDVLMVELTVIGIPCIGLNGGPAFKHNEAFSFQVATDDQAETDRLWNAIVRNGGQESACGWCKDKWGLSWQITPRALIAAIADPDRAAAKRVFEAMMQMGKIDIAAIEAARRG is encoded by the coding sequence CGCAGCAGAAGCCGCGCAGTTCTACGCCGAGACGTTTCCAGACAGCGCGGTGGGAACGATCCATCGCGCACCCGGCGACTATCCCGCTGGCAAGCAGGGCGACGTCTTGATGGTCGAGCTCACCGTGATTGGCATCCCTTGTATCGGCCTGAACGGGGGCCCGGCGTTCAAGCACAACGAGGCTTTCTCCTTCCAGGTTGCGACCGACGACCAGGCCGAAACCGACCGCTTGTGGAATGCGATTGTCAGAAACGGCGGTCAGGAAAGCGCATGCGGCTGGTGCAAGGACAAGTGGGGCCTGTCGTGGCAGATCACGCCACGCGCCCTCATTGCCGCGATCGCCGATCCTGATCGCGCGGCGGCCAAGCGCGTTTTCGAGGCGATGATGCAGATGGGGAAGATCGACATTGCTGCGATCGAGGCGGCTCGGCGCGGTTGA
- a CDS encoding nucleoside recognition domain-containing protein, whose product MLNGLWLGFFVIAALSALGRWLLGGDANVFAAMVESLFAMAKLSVDVMILLFGTLTLWLGFLRIAEKAGLVDVLARLLSPLFRRLMPDVPAGHPALGLITLNFTANALGLDNAATPIGLKAMRALQELNPLPHTASNAQILFLVLNASSLTLLPVSIFMYRAQQGASDPTLVFLPILIATTASTPAGFLSVAAVQRLKLRDPVVLAWLAGGALLLGALMATLAGMSAAALAALSSLLGNLVLFGLILLFLLFGALRRVPVYESFVEGAKEGFEVARNLLPYLVVMLCAVGVLRASGALDVALNSLRALVEIAGLDSRFVDAMPTALVKPFSGSSARAMLIETMKTTGVDSFPSLLAATVQGSTETTFYVLAVYFGAVDIQRARHAVGCALLADAAGVLASIAVCYWFFA is encoded by the coding sequence ATGCTGAACGGCCTGTGGCTGGGCTTTTTTGTGATCGCCGCGCTGAGTGCGCTGGGTCGCTGGCTGCTTGGCGGTGACGCGAATGTATTCGCCGCCATGGTCGAAAGCCTGTTCGCGATGGCGAAGCTGTCGGTGGACGTGATGATCCTGCTGTTCGGCACGCTGACCCTGTGGCTGGGCTTTTTGCGCATCGCGGAAAAGGCCGGCCTGGTCGACGTGCTGGCGCGCCTGCTCTCCCCGCTTTTCCGGCGCCTGATGCCGGACGTGCCCGCCGGTCATCCGGCACTCGGCTTGATCACCCTGAATTTCACCGCGAATGCGCTGGGGCTGGACAATGCCGCCACGCCGATCGGGCTGAAGGCGATGCGCGCCTTGCAGGAACTGAATCCACTGCCGCATACGGCAAGCAATGCGCAGATCCTGTTTCTCGTCCTCAATGCCTCGTCGCTGACACTGCTGCCGGTCTCGATCTTCATGTACCGCGCACAGCAGGGCGCGAGCGATCCGACGCTGGTGTTTCTGCCCATCCTGATCGCAACCACCGCATCGACCCCGGCCGGCTTTCTGTCGGTCGCGGCAGTGCAAAGGCTCAAGCTGCGGGATCCGGTGGTGCTCGCATGGCTCGCGGGCGGCGCGCTGCTGCTGGGCGCGCTGATGGCGACGCTGGCCGGCATGTCGGCGGCAGCGCTGGCGGCGCTGTCTTCGCTTCTCGGCAACCTGGTGTTGTTCGGATTGATACTGCTGTTTCTGCTGTTCGGCGCACTGCGGCGTGTGCCGGTTTACGAAAGCTTTGTCGAAGGCGCGAAGGAGGGATTCGAGGTTGCAAGGAACCTGCTGCCGTATCTGGTCGTCATGCTGTGCGCAGTGGGTGTCTTGCGCGCATCCGGCGCGCTTGATGTCGCTCTGAACAGCTTGCGCGCGCTGGTCGAGATCGCGGGATTGGACAGTCGTTTCGTGGACGCCATGCCGACCGCGCTGGTCAAGCCGTTCTCTGGCAGCTCGGCGCGCGCCATGCTGATCGAGACGATGAAAACGACCGGCGTCGACAGCTTCCCCTCGCTGCTGGCGGCGACGGTGCAGGGAAGTACGGAAACGACCTTCTATGTGCTGGCGGTTTACTTCGGCGCGGTCGACATACAGCGTGCGCGGCATGCCGTCGGATGCGCGTTGCTGGCCGATGCGGCCGGCGTGCTGGCATCGATTGCGGTGTGCTACTGGTTTTTTGCGTAG
- a CDS encoding very short patch repair endonuclease produces the protein MVDVVDKSTRSRMMAGIRGKDTSPEFAVRRFLHARGLRYRLHVKQLPGKPDLVFARYNVALFVHGCFWHRHAGCRYATTPASNTDFWQKKFDDNQRRDRKVVKELQKAGWRVLVIWECEINESRLASLYRRITKAE, from the coding sequence ATGGTTGACGTCGTCGACAAGTCGACGCGCAGCAGAATGATGGCAGGCATCCGGGGGAAGGATACGTCGCCCGAGTTTGCGGTTCGTCGATTCCTCCATGCGCGCGGACTGCGATACCGCCTTCATGTCAAACAACTGCCGGGCAAGCCCGATCTCGTATTCGCCCGATACAACGTCGCCTTGTTCGTGCACGGCTGCTTCTGGCATCGGCATGCCGGATGCCGATATGCGACCACGCCGGCCAGCAACACCGATTTCTGGCAAAAGAAGTTCGACGACAACCAGCGCCGCGACAGGAAAGTCGTGAAGGAACTGCAAAAGGCGGGATGGCGCGTGCTTGTCATATGGGAGTGTGAAATCAACGAGAGCAGACTTGCTTCGTTGTATCGCCGGATTACAAAGGCGGAATGA
- the dcm gene encoding DNA (cytosine-5-)-methyltransferase: MSSATHPSPDSAKVFESLAAARQQHTQSEIAAHLGVHVSTIRRWEARLSQPPVRIVHALQQLLPAPPAATEDAAFTFIDLFAGIGGIRKGFEDAGGRCIFTSEWDAYSRKTYTANFPATHAIAGDITQIGEDDIPDHDVLLGGFPCQPFSIAGVSKKNSLGRAHGFSCDTQGTLFFDVARIIAQKKPKAFLLENVKNLQSHDKGRTFDVIHRTLTHELGYDVHYRVIDGAHFVPQHRERIIIAGFREPVAFDWNTLNLPQKGSRKLKDILHRTDGSEPLLPWDQDRFFDHRKRKVNDKYTLTDGLWTYLQAYAEKHRARGNGFGFGLAGKESVTRTLSARYYKDGSEILVDQGKRRNPRRLTPRECARLMGFPDTYVIPVSDTRAYKQFGNSVVVDVMREMARVMRPFISPEGTLAPQRPILAA, encoded by the coding sequence ATGTCCAGCGCAACACATCCTTCTCCGGATTCCGCAAAGGTGTTCGAATCTCTCGCGGCTGCACGACAGCAGCACACCCAGTCTGAAATCGCGGCCCATCTAGGCGTCCATGTGAGCACGATACGCCGCTGGGAAGCGCGGCTGTCGCAACCGCCAGTCCGGATCGTGCATGCGCTGCAGCAACTGCTCCCTGCGCCGCCGGCCGCGACCGAGGATGCCGCGTTCACCTTCATCGACCTGTTCGCCGGCATCGGCGGCATCCGGAAGGGATTCGAGGATGCTGGCGGACGCTGCATTTTCACCAGCGAATGGGACGCCTACTCACGCAAGACCTACACGGCGAATTTTCCGGCGACGCATGCCATCGCCGGCGACATCACGCAAATCGGCGAGGATGACATTCCCGATCACGATGTGTTGCTCGGCGGCTTTCCCTGCCAGCCCTTCTCGATCGCCGGCGTGTCGAAGAAGAACTCGTTGGGGCGGGCGCACGGATTTTCCTGCGACACGCAGGGAACCCTGTTCTTCGACGTGGCGCGCATCATCGCGCAAAAGAAACCGAAGGCCTTCCTGCTGGAGAACGTCAAGAACCTGCAATCGCACGACAAGGGACGTACCTTCGATGTCATTCACCGGACGCTGACGCACGAGCTCGGCTATGACGTCCACTACCGCGTCATCGATGGCGCCCATTTCGTCCCGCAGCATCGCGAGCGCATCATCATCGCCGGCTTCCGCGAGCCGGTCGCATTCGACTGGAACACGCTGAACCTTCCGCAAAAGGGCAGCAGGAAGCTCAAGGATATTCTGCATCGCACCGATGGCTCCGAACCGCTGCTGCCATGGGACCAGGACCGATTCTTCGACCACAGGAAGCGCAAGGTCAACGACAAGTACACCCTGACGGATGGCCTGTGGACCTATCTGCAGGCATACGCGGAAAAGCATCGTGCCAGGGGCAACGGATTCGGCTTCGGACTCGCGGGAAAAGAGTCGGTGACGCGCACGCTGTCGGCGCGCTATTACAAGGATGGTTCGGAAATCCTCGTCGATCAGGGCAAGCGCAGGAATCCGCGCCGGCTGACGCCGCGGGAATGCGCGCGGCTGATGGGCTTCCCCGACACCTACGTGATCCCGGTCTCGGACACGCGCGCCTACAAGCAGTTCGGCAACTCGGTGGTGGTCGATGTCATGCGCGAAATGGCGCGCGTGATGCGCCCCTTCATTTCCCCGGAAGGCACGCTTGCACCGCAACGTCCGATATTGGCCGCCTGA
- a CDS encoding mannose-1-phosphate guanylyltransferase/mannose-6-phosphate isomerase, protein MRLVPIILCGGVGSRLWPVSRDHHPKPFIRLADGQSMLQKAFLRGAALPDVEDILVVTNRELFFKADDEFREVNQDRRALSFILEPCGRNTAAAIAAATLQVAAAHGPDALLLVLAADHLIADQAAFGKAVGDAAALAQQGNLVTFGITPETPETGYGYIEAEGSKVLRFVEKPSLDKAQQYLASGRFLWNSGMFCFSAGAMLQAMQEHCPAILDATRTCIAQSRMAEGKGVRQLDLDPELFAQVPDDSIDYAVMEKSDRVAVVPCNIGWNDIGSWTALGNLAEPDGSGNRVEGEALLHDVTNCYIKAGKRIVGAVGIENLVIVDTPDALLVADKARAQDVKHLYAKLKEQGHDSHRLHLTVHRPWGTYTVLEEGPNFKIKRIVVKPGASLSLQMHHHRSEHWIVVSGMARVVNDQDELFVRTNESTFIRAGHRHRLENPGVLDLVMIEVQSGEYLGEDDIVRFDDVYGRCV, encoded by the coding sequence ATGCGTCTGGTTCCCATCATTCTGTGCGGCGGCGTAGGATCACGCCTCTGGCCGGTGTCACGCGACCATCATCCCAAGCCTTTCATCCGGCTCGCCGATGGCCAAAGCATGTTGCAGAAGGCCTTCCTGCGCGGCGCGGCGCTGCCCGATGTGGAAGACATCCTCGTCGTCACCAACCGTGAACTGTTCTTCAAGGCCGACGATGAATTCCGCGAAGTCAACCAGGACCGGCGCGCGCTCTCCTTCATTCTCGAACCCTGCGGCCGCAACACGGCTGCCGCCATCGCGGCCGCCACGCTGCAGGTCGCCGCGGCACATGGTCCCGACGCGCTGCTGCTGGTGCTGGCGGCGGACCATCTGATCGCCGATCAGGCCGCCTTCGGCAAGGCGGTTGGCGACGCCGCGGCGCTGGCGCAACAGGGCAATCTGGTGACCTTCGGCATCACGCCCGAAACGCCGGAAACCGGCTATGGCTACATCGAAGCCGAGGGCAGCAAGGTGCTGCGTTTCGTGGAAAAGCCCTCGCTCGACAAGGCGCAGCAATACCTCGCCTCCGGCCGCTTTCTGTGGAATTCCGGCATGTTCTGCTTCAGTGCGGGCGCGATGCTGCAGGCGATGCAGGAACATTGCCCCGCGATACTCGACGCCACCCGCACATGCATCGCGCAGTCGCGCATGGCGGAAGGCAAGGGCGTGCGCCAGCTCGATCTCGATCCGGAACTGTTCGCACAGGTGCCCGACGATTCGATCGACTATGCCGTCATGGAAAAATCAGACCGGGTCGCGGTCGTGCCGTGCAACATCGGCTGGAACGACATCGGCTCGTGGACCGCGCTGGGTAATCTCGCCGAGCCGGATGGCAGCGGCAATCGCGTCGAAGGCGAGGCCTTGCTGCACGACGTGACGAATTGCTACATCAAGGCCGGCAAGCGCATCGTCGGCGCGGTGGGCATCGAGAACCTCGTCATCGTCGACACCCCCGACGCGCTGCTGGTGGCCGACAAGGCGCGCGCGCAGGATGTGAAGCATCTGTACGCAAAACTGAAGGAGCAGGGCCACGACAGCCACCGGCTGCACCTGACCGTGCATCGTCCGTGGGGCACGTACACCGTGCTGGAAGAAGGGCCGAACTTCAAGATCAAGCGCATCGTGGTCAAGCCCGGCGCTTCGCTGTCACTGCAGATGCACCATCATCGCAGCGAGCACTGGATCGTCGTCAGCGGCATGGCAAGAGTCGTCAATGATCAGGACGAACTGTTCGTGCGCACCAATGAATCGACCTTCATCCGCGCCGGGCACAGGCACCGGCTCGAAAACCCGGGCGTGCTGGACCTCGTGATGATCGAGGTGCAGAGCGGCGAATATCTCGGCGAGGACGACATCGTGCGGTTTGACGATGTCTACGGGCGCTGCGTATAG